One Augochlora pura isolate Apur16 chromosome 10, APUR_v2.2.1, whole genome shotgun sequence DNA window includes the following coding sequences:
- the LOC144476559 gene encoding uncharacterized protein LOC144476559 has translation MAASGHGIVSPIVTLMLNATISAEVAYDNLIAKTMKIFRTCTTFDKGGALLLAGDYDDFLRRPELGDQPIALIAESEFSAFDLFTLSRYSFALFKQYSFLHLLWKLNQFLVVTATRPALRLLLQRIKDSTWSNSNGYHILIDRRTESRGCANAYRFLSAAWEYDLISTIFLCIDPEDGLSIYTYNPYSSVAPDGWEEAGRFSGRGGHPWILFKKKYRGSRKMCEGLWFDKTADLNGYEVRLNAIEFKPHLIIDPDKTGLDRFAGDNSEIVKIVFDKLNATLNVDLHNGTAYELGGVGSHGNMVGMLADVANGVVDMGMNVRSLHAMWKIGHTYPHGQDGLCVMTQRSGEISEYVKILSFMSPEVISANLAVFLIALLALAKYDGVQSASLNIIRLVTCVSIRRMPQCFAYRIFFSKVFLLILIINALLQSHWASLLTVPVSRPNIRTAEDLKASNYRIYGSKFFTEYIYDPELRSRFHGVDYYQDCKEHVLRSRKTACIDDCLHLYEGIIEENLHRSKKIQQSVQVYATRENWPLFNRVSDLIRGTVEAGLVKMWRKTNLRKLFLKWKRKRLNDKRQFRTLKLKHITFSFCILAIGHSVAAAVFVAEIAVGRYRSCRQPG, from the exons aTGGCTGCGAGCGGGCACGGCATTGTATCACCGATCGTTACATTGATGCTTAACGCGACGATCAGCGCCGAGGTCGCTTATGACAACTTGATAGCGAAAACG ATGAAGATCTTTCGCACCTGTACCACGTTCGACAAAGGCGGCGCACTCCTTCTGGCCGGTGATTACGACGATTTTTTACGTAGACCGGAATTGGGTGATCAACCGATCGCTCTGATCGCGGAATCGGAGTTCTCTGCGTTCGATCTGTTCACCCTGAGCAGGTACTCGTTCGCCCTGTTCAAACAGTACTCGTTCCTGCATCTGCTCTGGAAGCTGAACCAGTTCCTCGTGGTCACCGCCACGCGGCCAGCGCTGCGACTGCTCCTGCAAAGGATAAAGGACTCGACCTGGTCCAATTCGAACGGATACCATATTCTGATAGACAGGAGGACGGAGTCCCGAGGCTGCGCGAACGCTTACCGATTCCTCTCGGCCGCCTGGGAATACGATCTTATATCCACCATCTTCTTGTGCATCGATCCTGAAGATGGATTGAGCATTTACACTTACAATCCTTATTCCAGCGTGGCTCCCGATGGATGGGAAGAGGCCGGACGGTTTAGCGGGCGAGGGGGACACCCTTGGATACTGTTCAAGAAGAAATACCGCGGCA GTCGGAAGATGTGCGAAGGTCTGTGGTTCGACAAAACGGCGGACCTAAACGGGTACGAGGTCAGGCTGAACGCGATCGAGTTTAAGCCCCACCTAATCATAGATCCCGATAAAACAGGCCTGGACAGATTCGCTGGCGACAACAGCGAGATAGTGAAGATAGTGTTCGACAAGTTAAACGCGACCTTGAACGTGGACCTGCATAATGGCACCGCTTATGAACTCGGCGGTGTCGGGTCTCACGGGAACATGGTGGGAATGCTTGCCGACGTTGCCAACGGCGTCGTTGACATGGGCATGAACGTGAGAAGCTTGCACGCGATGTGGAAAATCGG gcACACCTACCCCCATGGACAAGACGGTCTCTGCGTGATGACGCAGCGATCGGGCGAAATTTCCGAGTACGTCAAGATCCTGTCGTTCATGTCACCGGAAGTGATATCAGCAAACCTCGCCGTCTTTCTAATCGCGTTATTGGCACTCGCTAAATACGACGGCGTTCAATCGGCCAGTCTGAACATAATTCGTTTGGTGACTTGCGTGTCCATACGTCGAATGCCGCAGTGCTTCGCTTACAGGATCTTCTTCAGCAAAGTCTTCCTGCTGATTCTTATCATTAACGCCCTGCTGCAGAGTCATTGGGCCTCGTTGCTGACCGTGCCTGTCTCCCGGCCTAATATCAGAACCGCGGAGGACCTCAAG GCGTCTAACTATAGGATCTACGGATCGAAATTTTTCACCGAGTACATATACGATCCAGAACTACGATCTCGTTTCCACGGTGTCGACTATTACCAGGATTGCAAGGAGCATGTGCTGCGATCAAGGAAGACCGCTTGCATAGACGACTGCCTTCACCTGTACGAGGGGATCATCGAGGAGAATTTGCACCGATCTAAGAAGATACAGCAAAGCGTGCAG GTGTACGCTACCAGGGAGAATTGGCCGTTGTTTAACCGCGTGTCGGATCTGATACGGGGTACCGTCGAGGCAGGTCTGGTCAAGATGTGGAGGAAGACGAACCTGAGGAAATTATTCCTCAAGTGGAAACGGAAGCGGTTGAACGATAAGAGACAGTTCAGAACGCTGAAGCTGAAGCACATCACGTTCAGCTTCTGCATACTCGCGATCGGGCACTCCGTTGCCGCTGCAGTTTTCGTTGCCGAGATCGCTGTCGGGCGATATCGGAGCTGCAGACAGCCGGGGT
- the LOC144475663 gene encoding arylsulfatase B — protein MFGAREAVRWCSLIILIARYRVDATFRPHIVFILADDLGWNDVGFHGSGQIPTPNIDALAYSGIILDRYYVGPICTPSRSAIMTGKHPIHTGMQHGVLKCAEPRGLPLREKLLPQYLKEINYTTHIVGKWHLGFYTKEYTPTYRGFDSHLGFWSGHQDYYDHTAVETPYWGLDMRRDMNPAWDLHGQYSTDAFTAEAEKLIHAHDPRYPMFLYLAHAAVHSGNPYNPLPAPDEDVAKFYDIADYERRRFAGMLTKLDESVGRVVEALSAKGMLRDSIIIFSTDNGGAPAGFNLNAGSNWPLRGAKNTLWEGGVRGVGLIWSSRWLHNHGVVSSSPFHVTDWLPTLLSAAGGNTSVLRGIDGYDMWESLRDNTKGPRTKVLHNIDDIYGNAAMTVGKWKLVKGTTYGGQWDGWYGPSGRDIVYDVGGVMGSVAARALATTGGGYHLRADTIREVQSKVKIDCFMFNGTAHRCNPLEGPCLFDIEADPCETVNIASKNPAIVDAIQAELTTINATAIKPGNLPWDNKANPDMWEHVWLNFGDYKGVSETTTVGAM, from the exons ATGTTCGGTGCAAGGGAAGCGGTTCGCTGGTGCTCGCTGATTATTTTGATAGCGAGATACCGCGTGGACGCCACTTTCCGGCCGCATATTGTTTTCATTCTGGCGGACGATCTG GGATGGAACGACGTCGGTTTTCACGGCTCTGGGCAGATACCAACGCCGAACATCGACGCATTAGCTTACTCGGGCATTATCCTAGACCGGTATTATGTCGGCCCGATATGCACACCGTCGCGGAGCGCCATAATGACTGGCAAACATCCCATTCATACTGGAATGCAACACGGG GTTTTAAAATGCGCCGAGCCTAGGGGACTTCCGCTTCGCGAGAAGCTTCTTCCGCAGTACTTGAAGGAAATCAATTACACAACCCACATCGTCGGGAAATGGCACTTGGGCTTCTACACGAAGGAGTACACCCCTACTTACAGAGGATTCGATTCTCACTTAGGATTTTGGAGCGGACATCAGGACTATTACGATCACACTGCGGTGGAAACT CCTTACTGGGGCCTGGACATGAGACGTGACATGAATCCAGCCTGGGACCTCCACGGACAATACTCCACGGACGCGTTCACCGCGGAAGCTGAAAAACTGATCCACGCGCACGATCCAAGGTATCCCATGTTCCTCTATCTTGCACACGCCGCAGTGCACTCTGGGAACCCTTACAATCCTCTGCCAGCGCCCGATGAAGACGTCGCCAAGTTCTACGACATCGCTGACTACGAGCGAAGACGTTTCGCCG GTATGCTAACAAAGCTGGACGAATCCGTCGGCCGCGTGGTAGAAGCGCTGTCCGCGAAAGGCATGCTCCGGGACAGCATAATCATCTTCTCCACGGACAACGGCGGTGCTCCGGCCGGTTTCAACTTGAACGCCGGCTCGAACTGGCCGCTCAGGGGCGCGAAAAACACCCTCTGGGAAG GTGGAGTGAGAGGAGTCGGTCTGATATGGTCGTCCAGGTGGTTACACAATCATGGAGTAGTCAGCAGCTCGCCCTTCCATGTCACCGATTGGCTACCGACCTTGCTGTCCGCCGCCGGCGGCAATACGTCGGTCTTGCGGGGCATCGACGGCTACGATATGTGGGAATCGCTTCGAGATAATACCAAGGGACCCAGAACCAAGGTCTTGCATAACATTGATGACATCTACGGTAATGCTGCGATGACTGTTGGGAAGTGGAAGCTGGTGAAAG GGACTACCTATGGTGGACAATGGGATGGATGGTACGGCCCGTCGGGAAGAGACATCGTCTACGACGTGGGAGGGGTGATGGGTAGCGTAGCGGCGAGAGCATTAGCCACCACTGGCGGCGGCTACCACTTGAGAGCGGACACGATTCGGGAAGTACAATCGAAAGTGAAGATCGATTGCTTTATGTTCAATGGAACAGCGCATCGTTGCAATCCTCTCGAGGGGCCGTGTCTCTTCGATATCGAGGCGGATCCATGCGAGACGGTCAATATAGCTAGCAA GAACCCTGCAATTGTCGATGCTATACAAGCAGAGCTGACGACAATAAATGCGACCGCGATAAAACCTGGTAACCTGCCGTGGGACAACAAAGCGAATCCTGATATGTGGGAGCACGTCTGGCTCAATTTTGGAGATTATAAGGGCGTTTCCGAGACCACTACTGTCGGAGCCATGTGA